From a single Natronorubrum tibetense GA33 genomic region:
- a CDS encoding carboxypeptidase-like regulatory domain-containing protein → MRVERPLVLELSRHEVPVGRPIAVRVRDSGNRPIEGAVIEAGSKRERTDARGRCEITFHSPGFWKLVARKSSTERVSYEPAVSLVRAMPRSSTGRRPRRSGPPRL, encoded by the coding sequence ATGAGAGTCGAACGGCCGCTCGTGCTCGAACTCAGCCGTCACGAGGTACCGGTAGGGCGACCGATCGCCGTTCGCGTCCGTGACAGCGGGAATCGGCCGATCGAGGGGGCGGTTATCGAAGCGGGCTCGAAACGCGAACGAACCGACGCTCGGGGCCGATGCGAGATCACGTTCCACTCGCCCGGCTTCTGGAAGCTAGTCGCGAGGAAGTCCTCGACCGAGCGCGTCTCGTACGAACCGGCGGTCTCGCTCGTGCGAGCGATGCCGCGGTCGTCGACGGGCCGGCGGCCACGACGGTCCGGTCCCCCGCGGCTGTAG
- a CDS encoding tubulin/FtsZ family protein — MKLALIGFGQAGGKVVDQFLAYDDEIDGGFVESGLAVNTATTDLQGLEHVADENRVCIGQARVNGHGVGADNELGAEVAEADIDEIQHAIDRIPTHEVDAFLVVAGMGGGTGSGGAPVLAKHLKRIYTQPVYGLGILPATDEGGIYTLNAARSFRTFVREVDNLLVFDNDVWRSAGESVEGGYDRINREIVERFGLLFAAGEVGHGDHVAESVVDSSEIINTLSGGGISTIGYATETVETDDGGLFSSFTGSDDDFDDGSATNRLTSLVRKATLGRLTLSCDVSSADRGLVVATGPPRKLNRKGVERGRQWLEDETGSMEIRGGDYPITGGDEVGAIVLLSGVTDIPRIDQLQQVGTEAKETTEEVRASAEDEFASLVDTGGELDALF, encoded by the coding sequence ATGAAACTCGCACTCATCGGATTCGGTCAGGCAGGCGGGAAAGTAGTCGACCAATTTCTGGCGTACGACGACGAGATCGATGGCGGCTTCGTCGAGAGCGGACTCGCGGTCAACACCGCGACGACGGACCTCCAGGGTCTCGAGCACGTCGCCGACGAGAACCGGGTCTGCATCGGGCAGGCGCGCGTCAACGGCCACGGCGTCGGTGCCGACAACGAACTCGGCGCTGAGGTCGCGGAAGCGGATATCGACGAGATCCAACACGCGATAGATCGAATTCCGACCCACGAGGTCGACGCGTTCCTCGTCGTCGCCGGCATGGGCGGCGGCACCGGCTCCGGGGGCGCACCTGTCCTCGCGAAACACCTGAAGCGGATCTACACGCAACCCGTCTACGGGCTCGGAATTCTGCCGGCGACTGACGAGGGCGGCATCTACACGCTCAACGCGGCCCGCTCGTTCCGGACGTTCGTTCGTGAAGTCGACAACCTGCTCGTCTTCGACAACGATGTCTGGCGCAGCGCCGGCGAATCCGTCGAGGGCGGTTACGACCGGATCAACCGCGAGATCGTCGAACGATTCGGCCTGTTGTTCGCCGCGGGCGAGGTCGGCCACGGCGACCACGTCGCCGAGAGTGTGGTCGACTCCTCCGAGATTATCAACACGCTCTCGGGCGGCGGCATCTCGACGATCGGCTACGCGACCGAGACCGTCGAAACGGACGACGGCGGCCTCTTTTCGTCGTTCACCGGGAGCGACGACGACTTCGACGATGGCAGCGCAACCAATCGACTGACCAGTCTCGTCCGCAAGGCGACGCTGGGGCGGCTCACCCTCTCGTGTGACGTCAGCAGCGCGGATCGCGGTCTGGTCGTCGCGACCGGACCACCACGGAAGTTAAACCGCAAGGGCGTCGAACGCGGTCGTCAGTGGCTCGAGGACGAGACGGGAAGCATGGAGATCCGCGGCGGCGACTACCCGATCACTGGCGGTGACGAGGTTGGCGCGATCGTCCTCCTCTCGGGCGTGACGGACATCCCCCGTATCGATCAGCTTCAGCAGGTCGGAACCGAAGCCAAGGAGACGACCGAAGAGGTCCGGGCCAGCGCCGAAGACGAGTTTGCGTCGCTCGTCGACACGGGCGGCGAACTCGACGCGCTCTTTTGA
- a CDS encoding sugar phosphate isomerase/epimerase family protein, with product MDIGVHTPPLADESLEGALSYLSEIGVDAIEPGVGGHPGEDHLPREKHLDDDGAQQEVKNLLEEYDMRISALATHNNPLHPDDERAAAADTELLEAIELAAQLDIGVVTCFSGLPAGGPNDEVPNWITAPWPPEHDEALAYQWERATDYWGEIEAYADEYGVDIAIEMHPNMLVYEPHGMARLREETGDRIGANFDPSHLYWQGITISDAIRYLGERDAIHHFHAKDTKIYEAQAREKGVLDTTAYDDEPNRSWLFRSVGYGHGESHWKDIVSTLRMVGYDGALSIEHEDSLTSSREGLEKAVDLLERAIFETEPGEAYWAE from the coding sequence ATGGATATCGGCGTTCACACCCCACCGTTGGCCGACGAATCGCTCGAGGGCGCGCTCTCGTATCTTTCCGAGATCGGCGTCGACGCGATCGAACCCGGCGTCGGCGGCCACCCCGGAGAGGATCATCTCCCGCGCGAGAAGCACCTCGACGACGACGGTGCCCAACAGGAGGTCAAGAACCTGCTCGAGGAGTACGATATGCGAATCAGCGCCCTCGCAACCCACAACAACCCGTTGCATCCGGACGACGAGCGGGCCGCGGCGGCCGACACCGAACTTCTCGAGGCGATCGAGTTGGCCGCCCAGCTTGACATCGGCGTCGTCACCTGTTTCTCCGGACTCCCAGCCGGCGGACCGAACGACGAGGTTCCAAACTGGATCACGGCCCCCTGGCCGCCCGAACACGACGAGGCGCTGGCCTACCAGTGGGAGCGAGCCACCGACTACTGGGGCGAGATCGAGGCGTACGCCGACGAGTACGGCGTCGATATCGCCATCGAGATGCACCCGAACATGCTGGTCTACGAACCCCACGGAATGGCCCGGCTGCGCGAGGAGACCGGCGACCGCATTGGGGCGAACTTCGATCCCTCACATCTCTACTGGCAGGGGATCACGATCAGCGACGCGATCCGGTATCTCGGCGAGCGCGACGCGATTCATCATTTCCACGCCAAAGATACCAAGATCTACGAGGCCCAGGCCCGCGAGAAAGGTGTTCTCGACACGACGGCCTACGACGACGAGCCGAACCGCTCGTGGCTCTTCCGCTCGGTCGGCTACGGTCACGGCGAATCCCACTGGAAGGATATCGTCTCGACGCTCCGGATGGTCGGCTACGACGGCGCGCTGAGCATCGAACACGAGGACTCCCTGACGAGTTCCCGCGAGGGCCTCGAGAAAGCCGTCGATCTCCTCGAGCGAGCGATCTTCGAGACGGAACCGGGCGAGGCCTACTGGGCGGAGTGA
- a CDS encoding ABC transporter substrate-binding protein → MEDVAPSTTRRGLLAGSGVAAMSSLAGCFDRLWSQAETPGQDQVSMSIKAVPADDDPIAATIASRLRENYSDAGIDASPEPVAKAELYRDVLLEGDYDVFVARHPGFDDPDALYGLLHSRFIGEQGWQNPFQFTELAADDHLETQREATEDDRPAELVELLDYLLQSVPFTAVAHPYRITGARESFEVPAPPRDALGYLKLCAHAANGPRDDPLEIGVFGEGLTERLNPLAVDRNRIEGLLDLLYDPLARRVDGEYVPWLAESAEWHEGGGLRTRITLRDGLEWHDGEPLDAEDVAFTLECIEDTSLGDVDGGIPAPRFRGRQTLVESTDVVDSRTIELYFTNTTRAVAARALTIPLLPEHIWADRSELLTERQTVAMTHDNENPIGSGLFAFVDASTDDEVVLEPFDAHVFRGTSDRPSVLEGFSRFEGIRFQVAPNSGAMRDLLIDGEIDVTASEIPPGTVEDIRDASNVSTTMEATDAFYMVGFNSQHAELGNPNFRRVCARLIDRQHIVSEVLEGFATQAKDTPSLAGIHDDAWEHDDAEFADPDPDILAFPGTDGSVDTSRSRPLFQDIGYNYDDGQLLK, encoded by the coding sequence ATGGAAGACGTCGCTCCGTCGACGACCCGGCGGGGACTCCTTGCAGGCAGTGGTGTCGCCGCCATGAGTTCTCTTGCTGGCTGTTTCGATCGGCTCTGGTCACAGGCGGAAACCCCCGGCCAGGACCAGGTTTCGATGTCGATCAAGGCAGTGCCGGCGGACGACGATCCGATCGCTGCGACGATTGCGAGCAGGCTCCGGGAAAACTACAGCGACGCGGGAATCGACGCGTCTCCCGAACCCGTCGCCAAAGCTGAACTGTATCGGGATGTCCTGCTCGAGGGTGATTACGACGTGTTCGTCGCCAGACATCCCGGGTTTGACGATCCAGACGCCCTGTACGGACTGCTGCACTCGCGATTCATCGGGGAGCAAGGGTGGCAAAACCCCTTTCAGTTCACCGAGTTGGCGGCTGACGACCACCTCGAAACACAGCGGGAAGCGACCGAGGACGACCGTCCCGCGGAACTCGTCGAACTGCTCGACTACCTGCTGCAGTCGGTGCCGTTTACGGCCGTTGCACATCCGTACCGAATAACCGGGGCTCGCGAGAGCTTCGAGGTCCCTGCCCCGCCGCGGGATGCGTTGGGATACCTCAAACTCTGCGCTCACGCGGCTAACGGACCGCGAGACGATCCGCTCGAAATTGGCGTGTTCGGCGAAGGGCTCACCGAGCGGTTGAATCCGCTGGCCGTCGATCGAAACCGGATCGAGGGACTGTTGGATTTGCTGTACGATCCACTGGCACGACGGGTTGACGGGGAGTACGTCCCCTGGTTGGCCGAGAGCGCCGAGTGGCACGAAGGGGGCGGACTTCGGACGCGCATTACCCTTCGAGACGGACTCGAGTGGCACGACGGCGAACCGCTCGATGCCGAGGACGTGGCGTTTACGCTGGAGTGCATCGAGGACACGTCGCTGGGCGATGTCGACGGCGGGATCCCCGCACCGCGATTCCGAGGTCGGCAAACGCTCGTGGAATCGACCGACGTCGTCGATTCCCGGACGATCGAACTCTATTTTACCAACACGACGCGAGCGGTTGCGGCGAGAGCCTTGACGATCCCGCTTCTTCCCGAGCATATCTGGGCCGATCGATCGGAACTGCTCACCGAGCGCCAAACGGTGGCGATGACCCACGACAACGAGAACCCGATCGGTTCCGGGCTGTTCGCATTTGTGGACGCTTCGACGGACGACGAGGTCGTCCTCGAGCCGTTCGACGCCCACGTCTTCCGCGGAACGTCGGACAGACCGTCGGTGCTCGAGGGGTTCTCACGGTTCGAAGGGATTCGGTTTCAGGTCGCTCCGAACTCGGGTGCGATGCGGGACTTGCTCATCGACGGCGAGATCGATGTGACGGCGAGTGAGATCCCACCGGGGACCGTCGAAGATATCCGGGATGCATCCAACGTCTCGACGACGATGGAGGCGACCGATGCGTTCTACATGGTCGGCTTCAACAGCCAGCACGCCGAACTCGGCAACCCGAACTTTCGACGAGTCTGTGCGAGATTGATCGACCGCCAACACATCGTCTCTGAAGTCTTGGAGGGGTTTGCCACGCAAGCGAAGGACACGCCGTCGCTCGCCGGCATTCACGACGACGCGTGGGAGCACGACGACGCCGAGTTTGCCGATCCCGATCCCGATATCCTGGCGTTTCCCGGCACCGACGGGTCGGTCGACACGTCACGGAGTCGGCCGCTGTTTCAGGATATCGGCTACAACTACGACGACGGTCAACTGCTCAAGTGA
- a CDS encoding phosphatase PAP2 family protein has translation MALIDVLFELTLAVVAMLVTATLVIVGPRNVVGALREFRWRLETCLLPFAALAVVLLLRWSTQDVVQRLERNVLRNNITSYLFEFDRALFGTDPVVVLQSFQTDVLTSFFVFIYIYGYAFLLLFPFIAYFALDEMEELSMLVLAFTANYAIGLLFYTLFIAFGPRNVDPLLFEGLLYEAFPQSRTLTNEINQNTNVFPSLHTSLAMTVFFLAWVTREKYQVWVPISGFLAISVSLSTMYLGIHWFADVVAGTLLALVSVYIAVNYTVEGIVASVRRFFGTRLESPNTDKE, from the coding sequence ATGGCTCTCATCGATGTCTTGTTCGAGCTCACGCTCGCCGTGGTAGCGATGCTCGTTACCGCGACGCTCGTCATCGTCGGCCCGCGAAACGTGGTCGGCGCGCTGCGGGAGTTTCGATGGCGACTCGAGACCTGTCTCCTGCCGTTCGCTGCGCTCGCAGTCGTACTCCTCCTGCGGTGGTCGACACAGGACGTCGTGCAGCGACTCGAGCGGAACGTGCTTCGGAACAACATCACATCGTATCTGTTCGAGTTCGACCGGGCGCTGTTCGGCACGGATCCAGTGGTTGTTCTCCAGTCGTTCCAGACCGACGTTCTGACGTCGTTTTTCGTCTTTATTTACATCTACGGCTACGCATTCTTGTTGTTGTTCCCGTTCATCGCGTACTTCGCGCTGGACGAGATGGAGGAGCTGTCGATGCTGGTGCTCGCGTTCACCGCGAATTACGCGATCGGTCTCCTCTTCTACACGCTCTTTATCGCGTTCGGGCCGCGAAACGTCGACCCGCTGCTGTTCGAGGGGCTGCTGTACGAGGCGTTTCCACAGTCCCGGACGCTCACCAACGAGATCAACCAGAATACGAACGTCTTCCCGTCGCTGCATACGTCCCTGGCGATGACGGTTTTCTTTCTGGCGTGGGTAACTCGTGAGAAATATCAGGTGTGGGTTCCCATCTCGGGTTTCCTCGCCATCAGCGTCTCGCTCTCGACGATGTATCTGGGCATTCACTGGTTTGCCGACGTCGTCGCCGGAACCCTGCTTGCACTCGTCAGCGTCTACATCGCCGTCAACTACACGGTCGAGGGTATCGTCGCATCGGTTCGCCGATTCTTCGGGACGCGTCTCGAGTCGCCCAACACCGACAAGGAGTAG
- a CDS encoding ABC transporter ATP-binding protein gives MARVRLENITKRYGEETAVDGISLEVEDGEFVTFVGPSGCGKSTTMETVAGLTQPSEGDVYIGDDKVTKLAPKDRGVAMVFQNIALFPHMDVYENISFGLRLRKYDDEEVRRRVEQAADIVQLEGMLDRMPAEMSGGQQQRVGIARAIVRNPDVFLMDEPLANLDAKLRVHMRTELQRLHRELNATIIYVTHDQAEAMTMSNRIAVLNDGKLQQIAPPLVCYNEPTNLFVAGFIGSPSMNFAEGQLDENGVQTPNFHIELDPATVPNASVGDAVTLGVRPEDVHLSAYADSLSQPTASIDARSDVLEPMGDEVFVYLLLAEDAERTMDEDPASSSGQLLMSVTPDTDIEAEQDVNVVLDRSKIHLFDTETGDALTHDITDQSEREPGTAATEADS, from the coding sequence ATGGCACGAGTACGACTCGAAAACATCACGAAACGGTACGGAGAGGAAACGGCAGTCGACGGGATCAGCCTCGAGGTCGAAGACGGCGAATTCGTCACCTTCGTCGGGCCCTCGGGCTGTGGCAAGTCGACGACCATGGAGACGGTTGCCGGACTCACCCAGCCCAGTGAGGGCGACGTGTACATCGGCGACGACAAGGTCACGAAGCTCGCGCCGAAGGACCGGGGCGTCGCGATGGTCTTCCAGAACATCGCGCTGTTTCCCCACATGGACGTCTACGAGAACATCTCCTTTGGGCTGCGGCTCCGGAAGTACGACGACGAGGAGGTCCGGCGTCGCGTCGAGCAGGCCGCCGACATCGTCCAGCTCGAGGGGATGTTAGACCGAATGCCGGCGGAGATGTCCGGCGGGCAACAACAGCGCGTCGGGATCGCCCGCGCGATCGTTCGGAACCCGGACGTGTTCCTGATGGACGAACCGCTCGCCAATCTGGACGCGAAGCTCAGAGTGCACATGCGGACGGAGCTCCAGCGGCTCCACCGGGAGCTCAACGCGACGATCATCTACGTCACGCACGACCAGGCCGAAGCGATGACGATGTCGAACCGAATCGCCGTCCTCAACGACGGCAAACTCCAGCAGATCGCCCCGCCGCTGGTCTGTTACAACGAGCCGACGAACCTCTTCGTCGCGGGCTTTATCGGCTCACCGTCGATGAACTTCGCGGAGGGCCAACTCGACGAAAACGGAGTCCAGACGCCGAACTTCCACATCGAACTGGATCCCGCGACAGTTCCGAACGCGTCGGTCGGCGACGCGGTTACCCTCGGCGTGCGACCGGAAGATGTCCACCTCTCGGCGTACGCCGACTCGTTGAGCCAGCCGACGGCGTCGATCGACGCCCGAAGCGACGTCCTCGAGCCGATGGGCGACGAGGTGTTCGTCTATCTGTTGCTCGCGGAGGACGCGGAGCGAACGATGGACGAGGACCCGGCGTCGTCGTCGGGCCAGTTGCTGATGAGCGTCACGCCCGACACCGATATCGAGGCGGAACAGGACGTCAACGTCGTCCTCGATCGATCGAAGATTCACCTCTTCGACACGGAGACCGGCGACGCGCTCACACACGACATCACCGATCAGTCCGAACGGGAGCCCGGTACGGCCGCGACGGAGGCGGATAGCTAA
- a CDS encoding Gfo/Idh/MocA family protein, whose protein sequence is MKPNRNDIRTGIVGLGNIGQYHAERLVDHGVSLVGGMDVAAEARSRFARRYDVDVYEDHHELYDTIDAVIITTPNKYHEEYAVDAFDRDLHVLLEKPLAHSFESATRIADAASDSGGHCMVGFNNRFANTVQIVRNRIEQGDLGEVSHIEANYVRRRGIPGRGSWFTRRQIAGGGALIDLGVHAIDLALFLLDYPDVNEVNGVARGEFGSSDDYAYLEMWGEDAGPAGFDVDDSASAFMRCKEDRTISLEVAWATNRPPTHEFVVRGTKSAARFDLLEGDLTFHSASKTGPDHLEDTSIETREIDTHSREQEVFFDRIERDAPDDRSVEQALAVQQIIDAIYRSSDEGHTITVGE, encoded by the coding sequence ATGAAACCGAATCGAAACGACATCAGAACGGGTATCGTGGGGCTGGGGAACATCGGCCAGTACCACGCGGAGCGACTCGTCGACCACGGCGTCTCGCTCGTTGGGGGCATGGACGTCGCGGCAGAGGCGCGCTCGCGGTTCGCCCGTCGGTACGACGTCGATGTCTACGAAGACCATCACGAACTGTACGACACCATCGACGCCGTGATCATCACGACGCCGAACAAGTACCACGAGGAGTACGCCGTCGACGCCTTCGACCGCGACCTCCACGTCCTCCTCGAGAAACCGCTCGCTCACTCCTTCGAGAGCGCGACGCGGATCGCGGACGCCGCAAGCGACTCTGGCGGCCACTGCATGGTCGGCTTCAACAATCGGTTCGCTAACACGGTGCAGATCGTTCGCAACCGGATCGAACAGGGCGATCTGGGCGAGGTTTCCCACATCGAGGCGAACTACGTCCGGCGCCGCGGGATTCCGGGCCGAGGGTCCTGGTTCACCCGGCGACAGATCGCCGGCGGTGGCGCACTCATCGATTTGGGCGTCCACGCGATCGACCTCGCGCTCTTCTTGCTCGACTACCCCGATGTCAACGAGGTCAACGGCGTCGCCCGCGGGGAGTTCGGCTCGAGCGACGACTACGCCTACCTCGAGATGTGGGGCGAGGACGCCGGCCCGGCCGGATTCGATGTCGACGACTCGGCCAGCGCGTTCATGCGGTGCAAGGAGGATCGAACGATCTCGCTCGAGGTCGCGTGGGCGACGAACCGCCCACCCACCCACGAGTTCGTCGTCCGCGGCACGAAATCTGCCGCACGGTTCGATCTTCTCGAGGGCGATCTCACGTTTCACTCCGCGAGCAAGACCGGTCCCGACCACCTCGAGGATACGTCCATCGAGACGCGCGAGATCGACACCCACTCGCGGGAACAGGAGGTCTTTTTTGACCGTATCGAGCGCGACGCCCCGGACGATCGGAGCGTCGAGCAGGCACTCGCCGTCCAGCAGATTATTGACGCGATCTATCGCTCGAGCGACGAGGGACACACGATCACCGTCGGCGAGTAG
- a CDS encoding cryptochrome/photolyase family protein, whose amino-acid sequence MVVYWHRRDLRGVDNRGLARAVTVDDEPIVPVFVLDSTILEHASPVRVVCLLEALEALRAWYRERDADLLVVRGESSAAIPRIAADYEAETVVWSEGYSGLAAERDRAVTAALEDEGVDCEAVHDAIHHEPGSITPNEGDHYAVFSYFWKKWRDREKRDPVAAPTADDLATVSGERLPSPTELGFDEPKAERTGNSDRGATLELPTVTPDAARDRLESFCANDIYLYEDERDVPATDTTSRLSVHLKWGTIGVREVYAATERARDRAETDEQRASVAAFQRQLAWREFYAHVLAFNPETVTENFSGYENEIPWRNDPDELAAWKAGETGYPIVDAGMRQLLAEGWMHNRVRMLVAAFLTKDLLIDWREGYDWFRRKLADHDTANDVGGWQWAASTGTDAQPYFRVFNPTKQGREYDPDAEYIREYVPELADATVDEIHGWQDLDPADREHAAPAYPAPIVDHADRRERAIEAFERARGTSSE is encoded by the coding sequence ATGGTCGTCTACTGGCACCGTCGCGATCTTCGCGGAGTCGACAACCGCGGACTCGCCCGCGCCGTCACCGTCGACGACGAGCCGATCGTCCCCGTGTTTGTCCTCGATTCGACTATCCTCGAGCACGCCTCGCCGGTCAGGGTCGTGTGCCTGCTCGAGGCGCTTGAGGCGCTCCGAGCGTGGTACCGCGAGCGGGACGCCGATTTGCTCGTCGTCCGCGGCGAGTCGAGCGCAGCGATTCCGCGGATTGCCGCCGATTACGAGGCCGAGACGGTTGTCTGGAGTGAGGGGTACAGCGGACTCGCAGCCGAACGCGATCGAGCGGTCACGGCGGCGCTCGAGGACGAGGGAGTCGACTGTGAGGCCGTCCACGACGCGATCCACCACGAACCGGGATCGATCACGCCGAACGAGGGCGATCACTACGCCGTGTTTTCGTACTTCTGGAAGAAGTGGCGGGATCGGGAGAAACGCGATCCAGTAGCTGCACCGACCGCGGACGACCTCGCGACCGTCTCGGGCGAGCGGTTACCCTCGCCGACGGAACTCGGGTTCGACGAGCCGAAAGCCGAGCGGACGGGGAATTCAGACCGAGGAGCGACACTCGAGCTCCCGACGGTGACGCCTGACGCTGCACGCGACCGACTCGAGTCGTTCTGTGCTAACGATATCTACCTGTACGAGGACGAACGAGACGTTCCCGCCACAGACACCACTTCGCGGCTCTCCGTTCATCTGAAGTGGGGGACGATCGGCGTTCGGGAGGTGTACGCGGCGACGGAACGGGCTCGAGACCGCGCGGAGACGGACGAGCAGCGAGCGAGCGTTGCGGCGTTTCAGCGCCAACTCGCCTGGCGGGAGTTCTACGCGCACGTCCTCGCGTTCAACCCCGAAACCGTTACCGAGAATTTTAGCGGGTACGAGAACGAGATCCCGTGGCGAAACGACCCCGACGAACTCGCGGCCTGGAAGGCCGGCGAGACGGGGTATCCCATTGTCGACGCGGGAATGCGCCAACTGCTGGCGGAGGGGTGGATGCACAACCGCGTTCGGATGCTCGTCGCCGCCTTCCTGACGAAAGACTTGCTGATCGACTGGCGGGAGGGGTACGACTGGTTCCGGCGGAAACTCGCCGATCACGACACCGCAAACGACGTCGGCGGCTGGCAGTGGGCGGCCTCGACCGGCACCGACGCGCAACCGTACTTCCGGGTGTTCAATCCCACGAAGCAGGGCCGGGAGTACGACCCGGACGCCGAATACATCCGCGAGTACGTTCCCGAACTCGCCGACGCGACGGTCGACGAGATTCACGGCTGGCAAGACCTCGATCCGGCCGACCGCGAGCACGCCGCGCCGGCGTATCCAGCACCGATTGTCGACCACGCCGACCGTCGAGAGCGGGCCATCGAAGCGTTCGAACGAGCGCGCGGGACGAGTTCGGAGTGA
- a CDS encoding carbohydrate ABC transporter permease, translated as MTDTRDSSQSDDTDGREHQTKTTDSRAERFRTSSALRPDGGRETTSESDRGAIFEGSQDVELDRGPFQQWAANSIENPERVYRGMFYVAAIFFLFTTLFPFYWLLMVALTPEGQLQDIIFTPNGFNPGAFIEVFQTIPFHWYVFNSFVIATASTILVLIVGSLAGYAFGRLEFPGKTPLLLLVLVISFFPPAAFFIPLNDLFNTSFFMLEPITGDGTLYNTPGAMVLPLSAIFMPLAIFILTTFYAQIPDGLEDAARVEGTTRLGALFRVIIPLSAPGVATAGVLTFIAVYNEFFFSFLMTDGQPENWAPILEGILAYQGQYEVMYHLMAAASIIGVIPVAILVVVAQEKIVSGLTAGALKE; from the coding sequence ATGACTGACACTCGAGATAGCTCACAGTCGGACGACACTGACGGACGAGAGCACCAAACGAAAACAACCGATTCGCGGGCCGAGCGGTTCCGAACTTCGTCGGCGCTCCGACCCGACGGCGGTCGCGAGACGACGAGCGAAAGCGATCGGGGGGCCATCTTCGAGGGTAGCCAAGACGTGGAACTCGATCGCGGTCCCTTCCAGCAGTGGGCCGCGAACTCGATCGAAAACCCCGAGCGCGTCTACAGAGGGATGTTCTACGTCGCGGCGATCTTCTTCCTCTTTACGACGCTGTTCCCGTTCTACTGGCTGCTCATGGTCGCGTTGACGCCGGAAGGCCAGTTACAGGACATCATCTTCACGCCGAACGGGTTCAACCCCGGTGCCTTCATCGAGGTGTTCCAGACGATCCCGTTCCACTGGTACGTCTTCAATAGCTTCGTCATCGCGACGGCCTCGACGATCCTCGTCCTGATCGTCGGAAGCCTCGCGGGCTACGCCTTCGGGCGACTCGAGTTCCCGGGCAAGACACCCCTGCTACTGCTCGTGCTGGTCATTTCCTTTTTCCCGCCAGCCGCGTTCTTCATCCCGCTGAACGACCTGTTCAACACCAGCTTCTTTATGCTCGAGCCGATCACCGGCGACGGCACCCTCTACAACACGCCGGGGGCGATGGTGTTGCCGCTGTCAGCCATCTTCATGCCGCTCGCGATATTTATTCTGACGACGTTCTACGCCCAAATTCCCGACGGACTCGAGGACGCGGCCCGCGTCGAGGGGACGACTCGACTGGGGGCGCTGTTCCGGGTCATCATCCCGCTGTCGGCACCCGGCGTCGCGACCGCGGGCGTGTTGACCTTCATCGCGGTCTACAACGAGTTCTTCTTCTCGTTCCTGATGACCGACGGCCAGCCAGAGAACTGGGCCCCGATCCTCGAGGGCATTCTCGCCTATCAGGGCCAGTACGAAGTGATGTACCACCTCATGGCGGCTGCGAGTATCATCGGGGTCATTCCCGTCGCGATCCTCGTGGTCGTCGCCCAGGAAAAGATCGTCAGCGGACTCACCGCAGGAGCACTCAAGGAATAA
- a CDS encoding HalOD1 output domain-containing protein yields MSSASDPSSPPERAAVPTQAVIEAVAAREGVDVTDVEPPAYEPLYTVVDPAALDRLFLTPSGARSNACVTFEYEGYEVAVYGDGHVDVTERSVTGETDISFGRSFEG; encoded by the coding sequence ATGTCCTCCGCATCCGATCCGTCGTCGCCGCCCGAGCGCGCCGCGGTACCGACTCAGGCGGTGATCGAGGCGGTCGCCGCCCGAGAAGGAGTCGACGTGACCGATGTCGAGCCACCGGCGTACGAACCGCTGTACACTGTCGTCGATCCGGCGGCACTGGACAGGCTGTTTCTGACGCCGTCAGGGGCCCGTTCCAACGCGTGCGTCACGTTCGAGTACGAGGGGTACGAGGTCGCCGTTTACGGCGACGGGCACGTCGACGTTACCGAGCGCTCGGTCACCGGCGAGACGGACATTTCGTTTGGCCGGTCGTTCGAGGGCTGA